A single window of Salvia splendens isolate huo1 chromosome 8, SspV2, whole genome shotgun sequence DNA harbors:
- the LOC121743043 gene encoding mitochondrial ATPase complex subunit ATP10-like, translating into MLRSSKILSAALRNGNGGSLLFREGKFSSIIPPCNPCRWTSLRFQDDVYKLAHEAAVKQSRARIKDEMSRSVLTDMNEYVKHRGKVSKANKVIVPAVSALKFPSLEVYFTDGSKLTLPVTSKEDEANLSSSDTAETGSAKASLISLSFRESSRALIDSWTSPFMKAFAHSSDVRLYEVSLMDQWLLSRKLIRKLLLKYMRKPAPAEKQDALLRQIVYSFGDHYYFRKELKIVNLLTGYAFLLDKSGRVRWSGTGAATEEELSSLLRCTSILLEEK; encoded by the exons ATGCTGAGATCGAGCAAAATTCTCTCAGCAGCATTACGAAATGGTAATGGCGGAAGCTTGCTTTTTAGAGAGGGGAAGTTTTCCTCCATTATCCCTCCCTGCAACCCTTGTCGATGGACTTCCCTACGATTCCAGGACGACGTCTATAAG TTGGCGCATGAGGCGGCTGTTAAGCAATCACGAGCTCGAAT TAAAGATGAGATGAGTAGGAGTGTACTTACTGACATGAATGAATATGTGAAACATCGTGGGAAG GTATCAAAAGCGAATAAGGTTATAGTTCCTGCAGTGTCAGCACTCAAGTTTCCTTCCCTTGAAGTCTACTTTACGGATGGTTCTAAGCTTACACTTCCCGTGACCTCCAAAGAAGACGAAGCAAATTTGTCCTCATCAGATACTGCTGAAACAGGCAGTGCTAAGGCGTCTTTAATAAGTCTATCATTTCGGGAAAGCTCACGG GCTTTGATTGACTCATGGACCTCACCCTTCATGAAAGCATTTGCACATTCCAGTGATGTTCGTTTGTATGAG GTTTCCTTAATGGATCAATGGTTATTGTCACGTAAGCTCATAAGGAAACTACTTCTTAAGTACATGAGGAAACCCGCGCCTGCAGAGAAGCAAGATGCTCTGCTTAGGCAGATTGTTTATTCCTTTGGTGATCATTATTACTTCAGGAAGGAGCTTAAAATAGTAAATCTTCTTACAGG ATATGCATTCTTACTCGACAAATCTGGTAGAGTACGGTGGTCAGGTACTGGAGCAGCAACAGAGGAGGAGTTGTCGTCCCTTTTACGTTGCACATCCATATTGCTGGAAGAGAAGTAA
- the LOC121744471 gene encoding syndetin-like isoform X1 yields the protein MQPGDNPPTLPFPLSPLLLLNAGDFGEGGFELSRYLFLGSLLFSQESGGMDLSKVGEKIFSSVRSARSIGLPPPPSDRPEVPARAAAAAAVARVLAGLPPHQIHNFSSSDGLSFIDGSRPQDQALDELEKEFYEEEFDPVRHILEQIPSEEKEPAYFEEQAALRLAQLDRISEHLSRHVMEHHEQMVNGMNLVRELEKDLKIANVICMNGRRHLTSSRNEVSRDLIVTECSKKKQVLVGMLPILSELRHAVDLQVALDTCVEEGSFSKAFQILPEYLQLLDSLSNLSAVQEMSLDIEVWLGKTLQKLDSILLEVCQDFKEDGYLTVIDAYALIGDVSGLAEKIQSFFMQEVLSESHSTLKTILQEDFENSNTQITRLTYSDLCTQIPESKFRQCLQAMLAVLFKLMCSYYVITNFKLEDKVPSCHNPSGNQHGILSGVSEDTAKEISSSLAEEGSVTASVQRGSRSSSAEVSLTSVTDAEQTHGPILGDHPTDEGRDDGSAASSSGSPWFLLRKDALTFVSLALQRGCRNLWQLTTSRISVLLSSPAVSSTSIHQFLRNYEDLSIFILAGEAFCGTEAIEFRQKVKSICEGYFAAFHRQNIYALKMVMERENWQILPPDTIQVVSFPGLVGDGAALLVSSVSSPRAQLLHDSKSVGLASGSKKGGFSYWLENGKLFLPKVIGSSEEHFDSFQSNGLATQGSGNTNKIPRQTKSSSEVDTNHVNGTTPEEENEDLHADFIDEDSQLPSRISKRGHSRHNSLSGNNEDSMAQTGSSLSVLRSMDKYARLMQKLEIVNVDFYKGICQLFEIFFYFVFETFCEHNAPASGKGIPHKVKTAIARISQECDQWIKHQPVSTSSSSPTSSSPFTHMDVTPTSPPSHVNHTSFGLKERCSGADTISLVAQLLHRSKTHLQSMLPRKYAALVEDFYFHMVDAVPDLTQLIHRTTAKSLLHINGYADRIANAKWEVKELGMEHNGYVDLLLGEFKHYKTRIAHGGIRQEVQDLLLEYGLENVAETLIEGLSRVKRCTDEGRALMSLDLQVLINGLKHFVTIDVQPKLHIVETFIKAYYLPETEYVHWSRAHPEYSKSQIVGLINLVATMKGWKRKTRLEILEKIE from the exons ATGCAGCCGGGCGACAATCCACCGACACTTCCGTTTCCACTCAGTCCATTGCTGCTATTGAATGCCGGTGATTTCGGCGAGGGAGGGTTTGAATTGTCGCGGTATTTGTTCCTAGGATCGCTGCTCTTCTCGCAAGAATCAGGCGGCATGGACTTGTCGAAAGTCGGGGAGAAGATCTTCAGCTCAGTTCGCTCCGCGCGCTCGATTGGCCTCCCCCCTCCCCCCTCCGATCGTCCCGAG GTTCCAGCACGAGCAGCAGCAGCTGCAGCTGTGGCCCGTGTTCTTGCTGGACTACCTCCACATCAAATACATAATTTTTCAAGCTCTGATGGACTGAGTTTCATAGATGGGAGCAGACCTCAAGATCAAGCTCTAGATGAGCTTGAGAAGGAATTTTACGAGGAG GAGTTTGATCCTGTTAGACACATTTTAGAACAAATCCCCTCGGAAGAAAAGGAACCAGCATATTTCGAGGAGCAG GCAGCTCTTCGATTAGCGCAACTGGATAGAATTTCTGAGCACTTGTCACGCCATGTAATGGAACATCATGAACAAATGG TAAATGGGATGAATCTAGTCAGAGAGTTGGAGAAGGACTTGAAGATTGCAAATGTTATTTGCATG AATGGGCGAAGACACCTTACCTCTTCAAGGAATGAGGTATCTAGGGATCTAATTGTTACAGAATGTTCGAAGAAGAAGCAAGTGCTAGTG GGCATGCTTCCCATCTTGTCTGAGCTTCGTCATGCTGTGGACTTGCAAGTTGCTCTTGATACTTGTGTTGAGGAAGGGAGTTTCTCTAAG GCTTTCCAAATACTGCCGGAGTATTTACAACTTTTAGATAGTTTATCTAACCTTTCGGCTGTGCAAGAGATGAGCCTTGATATTGAG GTTTGGTTGGGGAAGACTCTTCAGAAGTTGGATTCAATTCTATTAGAAGTGTGCCAGGACTTCAAAGAGGATGGCTATCTCACT GTGATTGATGCATATGCTTTAATTGGTGATGTTTCTGGTCTAGCTGAAAAAATACAGAGCTTCTTCATGCAGGAGGTTCTCTCTGAAAGTCACTCAACCTTGAAGACCATTTTGCAAGAG GACTTTGAAAATTCAAATACCCAAATTACTAG GCTAACATACAGTGATTTGTGCACCCAAATACCCGAGTCCAAGTTTAGGCAGTGTTTACAAGCAATGCTAGCTGTTCTATTTAAGCTGATGTGTTCGTACTATGTAATTACTAACTTCAAACTCGAAGACAAA GTGCCATCCTGCCATAACCCTAGTGGTAATCAACATGGTATTCTATCTGGGGTCTCTGAGGATACTGCCAAAGAAATTTCTTCTTCTCTGGCAGAAGAAGGCTCAGTCACTGCATCTGTTCAGAGAGGATCTCGTTCCTCCTCAGCAGAAGTGAGTTTGACGTCTGTAACAGATGCTGAACAAACTCATGGTCCTATACTCGGAGATCATCCAACTGATGAGGGAAGAGATGATGGAAGTGCAGCATCAAGTAGTGGGTCCCCATGGTTCTTGCTGCGAAAAGATGCCTTGACGTTTGTTTCACTCGCCTTACAAAGGGGATGTAGGAACCTTTGGCAGCTTACAACAAGCCGTATATCGGTTTTGCTTTCTTCTCCAGCAGTTTCTTCTACCAGCATTCATCAATTTTTGAGAAACTATGAAGATCTAAGTATATTCATTTTGGCTGGGGAAGCTTTTTGTGGAACTGAGGCTATTGAGTTTCGCCAGAAGGTTAAATCCATTTGTGAAGGTTATTTTGCTGCATTCCATCGTCAGAATATTTAC GCCTTAAAAATGGTGATGGAGAGGGAAAATTGGCAGATTTTGCCACCAGACACGATTCAAGTGGTTAGTTTTCCAGGATTGGTTGGTGATGGAGCAGCTCTCCTTGTTTCATCTGTCAGTTCTCCCCGTGCACAATTACTACATGACAGTAAATCAGTTGGACTAGCTAGTGGGTCGAAGAAGGGTGGATTTTCATATTGGCTTGAAAATGGTAAGCTGTTTTTACCAAAAGTGATCGGCAGTTCTGAGGAGCATTTCGACTCCTTCCAGTCCAATGGTTTGGCCACACAAGGATCTGGAAATACTAATAAGATACCCAGGCAAACTAAATCGTCCTCTGAAGTAGACACGAACCATGTCAACGGGACTACtccagaagaagaaaatgaggatCTTCATGCAGATTTTATTGACGAAGATAGTCAGCTTCCGAGTCGTATTTCCAAACGCGGTCATTCAAGGCATAACTCTTTAAGTGGGAACAATGAAGATTCAATGGCACAAACAGGATCCTCCCTTAGTGTCCTGAG ATCGATGGACAAATATGCACGGTTGATGCAGAAATTAGAGATTGTCAATGTTGACTTTTATAAG GGAATTTGCCAattgtttgagatatttttctACTTTGTGTTTGAGACATTCTGTGAGCATAATGCTCCAGCTAGTGGAAAAGGCATTCCTC ACAAGGTAAAGACTGCAATAGCAAGAATTTCACAAGAGTGTGACCAGTGGATAAAACATCAACCAGTATCAACATCTTCATCATCCCCAACTTCttcaagtccattcacacacatggATGTTACCCCTACGAGTCCTCCCAGTCACGTGAATCATACGTCTTTCGGACTGAAG GAAAGATGTTCTGGGGCTGACACTATATCTCTTGTTGCTCAATTATTGCATAGATCCAAAACGCATTTGCAATCAATGCTTCCACGCAAATATGCAGCACTAGTGGAGGACTTCTATTTTCACATG GTTGATGCTGTGCCTGATCTTACTCAGCTTATTCATAGGACAACGGCAAAATCGCTACTGCACATCAATGG GTATGCTGATCGCATTGCCAATGCTAAATGGGAGGTGAAAGAGCTTGGTATGGAGCATAATGG GTACGTTGACTTATTACTGGGGGAATTCAAGCACTACAAAACAAGGATTGCTCATGGGGGTATCAGGCAAGAG GTTCAAGATCTCCTCTTAGAATATGGACTTGAAAATGTTGCTGAAACTCTGATCGAAGGCCTATCTAGGGTGAAGAGGTGTACTGATGAAGGACGAGCACTCATGTCGCTCGATCTCCAG GTTCTAATAAATGGCCTAAAGCATTTTGTCACAATCGATGTACAGCCAAAATTGCATATAGTGGAAACTTTCATCAAG GCGTACTACCTTCCAGAAACCGAATATGTCCACTGGTCGCGTGCTCATCCG GAATATAGCAAGAGTCAAATAGTGGGGCTTATCAACCTCGTCGCGACAATGAAGGGCTGGAAAAGAAAAACCAGGTTAGAGATCTTAGAGAAGATAGAATGA
- the LOC121744471 gene encoding syndetin-like isoform X2 produces MEHHEQMVNGMNLVRELEKDLKIANVICMNGRRHLTSSRNEVSRDLIVTECSKKKQVLVGMLPILSELRHAVDLQVALDTCVEEGSFSKAFQILPEYLQLLDSLSNLSAVQEMSLDIEVWLGKTLQKLDSILLEVCQDFKEDGYLTVIDAYALIGDVSGLAEKIQSFFMQEVLSESHSTLKTILQEDFENSNTQITRLTYSDLCTQIPESKFRQCLQAMLAVLFKLMCSYYVITNFKLEDKVPSCHNPSGNQHGILSGVSEDTAKEISSSLAEEGSVTASVQRGSRSSSAEVSLTSVTDAEQTHGPILGDHPTDEGRDDGSAASSSGSPWFLLRKDALTFVSLALQRGCRNLWQLTTSRISVLLSSPAVSSTSIHQFLRNYEDLSIFILAGEAFCGTEAIEFRQKVKSICEGYFAAFHRQNIYALKMVMERENWQILPPDTIQVVSFPGLVGDGAALLVSSVSSPRAQLLHDSKSVGLASGSKKGGFSYWLENGKLFLPKVIGSSEEHFDSFQSNGLATQGSGNTNKIPRQTKSSSEVDTNHVNGTTPEEENEDLHADFIDEDSQLPSRISKRGHSRHNSLSGNNEDSMAQTGSSLSVLRSMDKYARLMQKLEIVNVDFYKGICQLFEIFFYFVFETFCEHNAPASGKGIPHKVKTAIARISQECDQWIKHQPVSTSSSSPTSSSPFTHMDVTPTSPPSHVNHTSFGLKERCSGADTISLVAQLLHRSKTHLQSMLPRKYAALVEDFYFHMVDAVPDLTQLIHRTTAKSLLHINGYADRIANAKWEVKELGMEHNGYVDLLLGEFKHYKTRIAHGGIRQEVQDLLLEYGLENVAETLIEGLSRVKRCTDEGRALMSLDLQVLINGLKHFVTIDVQPKLHIVETFIKAYYLPETEYVHWSRAHPEYSKSQIVGLINLVATMKGWKRKTRLEILEKIE; encoded by the exons ATGGAACATCATGAACAAATGG TAAATGGGATGAATCTAGTCAGAGAGTTGGAGAAGGACTTGAAGATTGCAAATGTTATTTGCATG AATGGGCGAAGACACCTTACCTCTTCAAGGAATGAGGTATCTAGGGATCTAATTGTTACAGAATGTTCGAAGAAGAAGCAAGTGCTAGTG GGCATGCTTCCCATCTTGTCTGAGCTTCGTCATGCTGTGGACTTGCAAGTTGCTCTTGATACTTGTGTTGAGGAAGGGAGTTTCTCTAAG GCTTTCCAAATACTGCCGGAGTATTTACAACTTTTAGATAGTTTATCTAACCTTTCGGCTGTGCAAGAGATGAGCCTTGATATTGAG GTTTGGTTGGGGAAGACTCTTCAGAAGTTGGATTCAATTCTATTAGAAGTGTGCCAGGACTTCAAAGAGGATGGCTATCTCACT GTGATTGATGCATATGCTTTAATTGGTGATGTTTCTGGTCTAGCTGAAAAAATACAGAGCTTCTTCATGCAGGAGGTTCTCTCTGAAAGTCACTCAACCTTGAAGACCATTTTGCAAGAG GACTTTGAAAATTCAAATACCCAAATTACTAG GCTAACATACAGTGATTTGTGCACCCAAATACCCGAGTCCAAGTTTAGGCAGTGTTTACAAGCAATGCTAGCTGTTCTATTTAAGCTGATGTGTTCGTACTATGTAATTACTAACTTCAAACTCGAAGACAAA GTGCCATCCTGCCATAACCCTAGTGGTAATCAACATGGTATTCTATCTGGGGTCTCTGAGGATACTGCCAAAGAAATTTCTTCTTCTCTGGCAGAAGAAGGCTCAGTCACTGCATCTGTTCAGAGAGGATCTCGTTCCTCCTCAGCAGAAGTGAGTTTGACGTCTGTAACAGATGCTGAACAAACTCATGGTCCTATACTCGGAGATCATCCAACTGATGAGGGAAGAGATGATGGAAGTGCAGCATCAAGTAGTGGGTCCCCATGGTTCTTGCTGCGAAAAGATGCCTTGACGTTTGTTTCACTCGCCTTACAAAGGGGATGTAGGAACCTTTGGCAGCTTACAACAAGCCGTATATCGGTTTTGCTTTCTTCTCCAGCAGTTTCTTCTACCAGCATTCATCAATTTTTGAGAAACTATGAAGATCTAAGTATATTCATTTTGGCTGGGGAAGCTTTTTGTGGAACTGAGGCTATTGAGTTTCGCCAGAAGGTTAAATCCATTTGTGAAGGTTATTTTGCTGCATTCCATCGTCAGAATATTTAC GCCTTAAAAATGGTGATGGAGAGGGAAAATTGGCAGATTTTGCCACCAGACACGATTCAAGTGGTTAGTTTTCCAGGATTGGTTGGTGATGGAGCAGCTCTCCTTGTTTCATCTGTCAGTTCTCCCCGTGCACAATTACTACATGACAGTAAATCAGTTGGACTAGCTAGTGGGTCGAAGAAGGGTGGATTTTCATATTGGCTTGAAAATGGTAAGCTGTTTTTACCAAAAGTGATCGGCAGTTCTGAGGAGCATTTCGACTCCTTCCAGTCCAATGGTTTGGCCACACAAGGATCTGGAAATACTAATAAGATACCCAGGCAAACTAAATCGTCCTCTGAAGTAGACACGAACCATGTCAACGGGACTACtccagaagaagaaaatgaggatCTTCATGCAGATTTTATTGACGAAGATAGTCAGCTTCCGAGTCGTATTTCCAAACGCGGTCATTCAAGGCATAACTCTTTAAGTGGGAACAATGAAGATTCAATGGCACAAACAGGATCCTCCCTTAGTGTCCTGAG ATCGATGGACAAATATGCACGGTTGATGCAGAAATTAGAGATTGTCAATGTTGACTTTTATAAG GGAATTTGCCAattgtttgagatatttttctACTTTGTGTTTGAGACATTCTGTGAGCATAATGCTCCAGCTAGTGGAAAAGGCATTCCTC ACAAGGTAAAGACTGCAATAGCAAGAATTTCACAAGAGTGTGACCAGTGGATAAAACATCAACCAGTATCAACATCTTCATCATCCCCAACTTCttcaagtccattcacacacatggATGTTACCCCTACGAGTCCTCCCAGTCACGTGAATCATACGTCTTTCGGACTGAAG GAAAGATGTTCTGGGGCTGACACTATATCTCTTGTTGCTCAATTATTGCATAGATCCAAAACGCATTTGCAATCAATGCTTCCACGCAAATATGCAGCACTAGTGGAGGACTTCTATTTTCACATG GTTGATGCTGTGCCTGATCTTACTCAGCTTATTCATAGGACAACGGCAAAATCGCTACTGCACATCAATGG GTATGCTGATCGCATTGCCAATGCTAAATGGGAGGTGAAAGAGCTTGGTATGGAGCATAATGG GTACGTTGACTTATTACTGGGGGAATTCAAGCACTACAAAACAAGGATTGCTCATGGGGGTATCAGGCAAGAG GTTCAAGATCTCCTCTTAGAATATGGACTTGAAAATGTTGCTGAAACTCTGATCGAAGGCCTATCTAGGGTGAAGAGGTGTACTGATGAAGGACGAGCACTCATGTCGCTCGATCTCCAG GTTCTAATAAATGGCCTAAAGCATTTTGTCACAATCGATGTACAGCCAAAATTGCATATAGTGGAAACTTTCATCAAG GCGTACTACCTTCCAGAAACCGAATATGTCCACTGGTCGCGTGCTCATCCG GAATATAGCAAGAGTCAAATAGTGGGGCTTATCAACCTCGTCGCGACAATGAAGGGCTGGAAAAGAAAAACCAGGTTAGAGATCTTAGAGAAGATAGAATGA